From the genome of Streptomyces sp. V1I1, one region includes:
- a CDS encoding NAD(P)/FAD-dependent oxidoreductase, whose translation MSTTERPRILVVGGGYVGLYAARRILKKMRYGEATVTVVDPRSYMTYQPFLPEAAAGSISPRHVVVPLRRVLPKAEVLTGRVTTIDQDRKVATISPLVGEAYELPFDYLVVALGAVSRTFPIPGLAEQGIGMKGIEEAIGLRNHVLEQLDKADSTTDENVRRKALTFVFVGGGFAGAETIGEVEDLARDAAKYYTSVKREDMRFILVDAADKILPEVGPKLGKYGKEHLEGRGIEIYLSTSMDSCVDGHVVLKNGLEVDSNTIVWTAGVKPNPALARYGLPLGPRGHVDCTDKLQVKGTDYIWAAGDNAQVPDMAARKAGVENAWCPPNAQHALRQARVLGDNVISGMRGFPQKEYSHANKGAVAGLGLHKGVAMIVMGKMKIKLKGRLAWYMHRGYHGLAMPTWNRKIRVFADWTLAMFLKREVVSLGAIETPREEFYEAAKPAPAPAAAAPAPEKAKAS comes from the coding sequence ATGAGCACCACGGAGCGTCCCAGGATCCTCGTTGTAGGCGGTGGGTACGTAGGCCTGTACGCAGCTCGTCGCATTCTGAAGAAGATGCGCTACGGCGAGGCGACCGTCACGGTCGTCGACCCGCGCTCGTACATGACGTACCAGCCCTTCCTCCCCGAAGCTGCCGCCGGCAGCATCTCGCCTCGGCATGTCGTCGTCCCGCTGCGACGCGTGCTGCCCAAGGCTGAGGTGCTCACCGGCCGGGTCACCACCATCGATCAGGACCGCAAGGTCGCCACGATCTCGCCGCTGGTCGGCGAGGCGTACGAGCTGCCCTTCGACTACCTGGTCGTCGCGCTCGGCGCGGTCTCCCGCACCTTCCCGATCCCCGGCCTCGCCGAGCAGGGCATCGGTATGAAGGGCATCGAAGAGGCCATCGGCCTGCGCAACCACGTACTCGAGCAGCTCGACAAGGCCGACTCGACGACCGACGAGAACGTCCGCCGCAAGGCACTGACCTTCGTCTTCGTGGGCGGCGGCTTCGCCGGCGCGGAGACCATCGGCGAGGTGGAGGACCTGGCGCGCGACGCGGCCAAGTACTACACCAGCGTCAAGCGCGAGGACATGCGCTTCATCCTGGTCGACGCGGCCGACAAGATCCTTCCCGAGGTGGGCCCGAAGCTGGGCAAGTACGGCAAGGAGCACCTCGAGGGCCGCGGCATCGAGATCTACCTGTCGACCTCGATGGACTCCTGCGTGGACGGCCACGTGGTGCTGAAGAACGGCCTCGAGGTCGACTCCAACACCATCGTGTGGACGGCCGGCGTGAAGCCGAACCCGGCGCTGGCGCGCTACGGCCTGCCGCTCGGCCCGCGCGGCCATGTGGACTGCACCGACAAGCTCCAGGTCAAGGGCACCGACTACATCTGGGCCGCGGGCGACAACGCGCAGGTCCCGGACATGGCGGCCCGCAAGGCCGGCGTCGAGAACGCCTGGTGCCCGCCGAACGCCCAGCACGCGCTGCGTCAGGCGCGGGTCCTCGGCGACAACGTCATCTCCGGCATGCGGGGCTTCCCGCAGAAGGAGTACAGCCACGCCAACAAGGGTGCGGTGGCCGGTCTCGGCCTGCACAAGGGCGTCGCGATGATCGTCATGGGCAAGATGAAGATCAAGCTCAAGGGCCGTCTGGCGTGGTACATGCACCGTGGCTACCACGGCCTGGCGATGCCGACGTGGAACCGTAAGATCCGGGTCTTCGCGGACTGGACGCTGGCGATGTTCCTCAAGCGCGAGGTGGTCTCGCTGGGCGCGATCGAGACGCCGCGCGAGGAGTTCTACGAGGCGGCCAAGCCGGCTCCGGCTCCGGCGGCGGCAGCGCCGGCCCCGGAGAAGGCGAAGGCCTCCTAG
- a CDS encoding ABC transporter permease, whose protein sequence is MFRTALRNVLAHKARLLMTVLAVMLGVAFVSGTLVFTDTLGNAYRKQSAKSYDNVAVAVTTYADQTDGQKNSNIDAKTLEKIRSLDGVAEATGRVSGFAGVADQDGKLIGNGWSNTGANFAPGKDGKDAAYTFTDGSGPVKDSQIALDKDSADKGKYRVGDTVRVATNGPAKEYTLSGVFTTEDGAVNAGGSLVLFDTPVAQKLYLQPGYFKDVTIAAAAGASDQKILDEVKPLLPKDAEAQTGKQLADDQAREIEQGLSNLNTMLLAFAAIALFVGVFLIANTFTMLVAQRTRELALMRAVGASRRQVKRSVMLEALVVGALAAVIGFVLGIGLATGLRSAMGSFGAKVPAGPLVVSPTAIASALAVGVLVTVLAAWLPARRAAKIPPVAAMGSAHLPATTKSLVVRNTLGSVITLAGAGAILAGAAMGKEAGRMVIGAGAFLTLIGIIVLIPLLSRPVIALVRPLLHRVFGVSGKLAGQNAVRNPRRTGATASALAIGLTLVTGLTVIGVTLGGAIDKLTTDNIRADYMVTMAGGGALDKSALTALEKAKGVSAVSPQQATSVEIKDEFHSASAVTPGDVEKVFDLQTVSGSMATLGKGQIAVAEKTAKSNGWKAGDTVAVKFGYDSDGGKADTKTLTVGAVYKENEFLSPVLLSTSLVAPYEPKPYIPEVWVKMDGGASKANEQALVDALGDNPAMSIMDRQDIRNMFGGMINTMLNIMYGLLAMALIIAVLGVINTLAMSVFERQQEIGMLRAIGLDRRKVKRMIRLEAVVISLFGAVIGVALGSFLAWAIGETIKSEIPGYALVVPWDRIGIFLLLAGVVGVLAALWPARSAAKLNMLTAIKTE, encoded by the coding sequence ATGTTCCGAACCGCCCTGCGCAATGTGCTCGCGCACAAGGCCAGGCTGCTGATGACCGTGCTCGCCGTGATGCTCGGCGTGGCCTTCGTCTCCGGCACCCTGGTCTTCACCGACACCCTCGGCAACGCCTACCGCAAGCAGTCGGCCAAGAGTTACGACAACGTCGCGGTCGCCGTCACGACATACGCCGACCAGACCGACGGCCAGAAGAATTCCAACATCGACGCCAAGACCCTGGAGAAGATCCGGAGTCTGGACGGGGTCGCCGAGGCCACCGGGCGGGTCTCCGGCTTCGCCGGGGTCGCCGACCAGGACGGCAAGCTGATCGGCAACGGCTGGTCCAACACCGGCGCCAACTTCGCCCCCGGCAAGGACGGCAAGGACGCCGCGTACACCTTCACCGACGGCTCGGGCCCGGTGAAGGACAGTCAGATCGCCCTCGACAAGGACTCCGCGGACAAGGGCAAGTACCGGGTCGGGGACACCGTGCGGGTGGCGACCAACGGCCCGGCGAAGGAGTACACCCTCTCCGGTGTCTTCACCACTGAGGACGGCGCCGTCAACGCGGGCGGCAGCCTCGTCCTCTTCGACACTCCGGTCGCCCAGAAGCTCTATCTGCAGCCCGGCTACTTCAAGGACGTCACGATCGCCGCCGCGGCCGGCGCCTCCGACCAGAAGATCCTGGACGAGGTCAAGCCGCTGCTGCCCAAGGACGCCGAGGCGCAGACCGGCAAGCAGCTCGCCGACGACCAGGCCCGGGAGATCGAGCAAGGCCTGTCCAACCTCAACACGATGCTGCTCGCCTTCGCGGCCATAGCCCTCTTCGTCGGCGTCTTCCTGATCGCCAACACCTTCACCATGCTGGTCGCCCAGCGCACCAGGGAACTGGCCCTGATGCGCGCCGTCGGAGCCTCGCGCCGACAGGTCAAGCGCTCGGTGATGCTCGAGGCGCTGGTCGTGGGCGCGCTCGCCGCCGTGATCGGCTTCGTCCTCGGTATCGGGCTGGCGACCGGGCTGCGTTCCGCGATGGGCTCCTTCGGCGCGAAGGTGCCCGCCGGTCCGCTGGTCGTCTCGCCCACCGCGATCGCCTCCGCACTCGCCGTCGGTGTACTGGTCACCGTGCTCGCCGCGTGGCTGCCCGCCCGCCGGGCCGCGAAGATCCCGCCGGTGGCGGCGATGGGCAGCGCCCATCTGCCCGCGACCACCAAGTCCCTCGTCGTACGCAACACCCTCGGCAGTGTCATCACGCTGGCGGGTGCGGGGGCGATCCTCGCCGGTGCGGCGATGGGCAAGGAAGCAGGCCGGATGGTGATCGGCGCAGGCGCGTTCCTGACGCTGATCGGCATCATCGTGCTGATCCCGCTGCTGTCCCGTCCGGTCATCGCGCTGGTACGGCCGCTGCTGCACCGGGTGTTCGGGGTGTCCGGCAAGCTGGCCGGGCAGAACGCGGTCCGCAATCCGCGCCGTACCGGAGCCACCGCCTCGGCGCTGGCGATCGGCCTCACGCTGGTCACCGGCCTCACGGTCATCGGTGTCACGCTCGGCGGGGCCATCGACAAGCTGACCACGGACAACATCCGCGCCGACTACATGGTCACCATGGCGGGCGGCGGCGCCCTCGACAAGTCGGCGCTCACCGCGCTGGAGAAGGCGAAGGGCGTCAGCGCCGTCTCCCCGCAGCAGGCCACCTCGGTGGAGATCAAGGACGAGTTCCACTCCGCCTCGGCGGTCACTCCCGGGGACGTGGAGAAGGTCTTCGATCTGCAGACGGTCTCCGGCTCCATGGCCACGCTCGGCAAGGGCCAGATCGCGGTCGCCGAGAAGACCGCCAAGTCGAACGGCTGGAAGGCCGGCGACACGGTCGCGGTCAAGTTCGGCTACGACAGCGACGGCGGCAAGGCGGATACGAAGACCCTGACGGTCGGCGCGGTCTACAAGGAAAACGAGTTCCTCTCGCCGGTCCTGCTGTCGACGTCGCTGGTCGCTCCCTACGAGCCGAAGCCGTACATCCCCGAGGTCTGGGTGAAGATGGACGGCGGCGCGAGCAAGGCGAACGAGCAGGCGCTGGTGGACGCGCTGGGTGACAACCCGGCGATGAGCATCATGGACCGGCAGGACATCCGGAACATGTTCGGCGGCATGATCAACACCATGCTGAACATCATGTACGGACTGCTGGCGATGGCTCTGATCATCGCGGTGCTCGGTGTCATCAACACCCTCGCGATGTCCGTCTTCGAACGTCAGCAGGAGATCGGCATGCTGCGGGCGATCGGCCTGGACCGCCGGAAGGTCAAGCGCATGATCCGCCTGGAGGCGGTGGTGATCTCGCTCTTCGGCGCGGTGATCGGTGTTGCGCTCGGCTCCTTCCTGGCCTGGGCGATCGGCGAGACGATCAAGTCGGAGATCCCCGGGTACGCGCTGGTCGTGCCGTGGGACCGGATCGGGATCTTCCTGCTGCTCGCCGGAGTGGTCGGGGTGCTGGCCGCGCTGTGGCCGGCCCGCAGTGCGGCGAAGCTGAACATGCTGACGGCGATCAAGACGGAGTAG
- a CDS encoding cyclopropane-fatty-acyl-phospholipid synthase family protein translates to MGDAALRLTTLAEELLGTPLPVRIRAWDGSESGPPGAPVLVIRHRRALRRLLWRPGELGLARAWVAGEIDVEGDLYHVLDLLSGLIWVRGDGAEDSGNPLLDPRLRAAARGLLKIGGALPPPPPPPEEVRRRAGPLHTRRRDKKAISHHYDVGNNFYELVLGPSMVYSCAYWQDGGTLEEAQRDKLDLICRKLALKEGDRLLDVGCGWGSMAVHAAREYGVQVTGVTLSREQAAYARKRIAEEGLTDRIEIRVQDYRDVRDGPYDAISSIGMAEHVGQVRYHEYADQLFSLLKPGGRLLNHQIARRPERDESAYHVDEFIDRYVFPDGELAPLGRTVSTLEEAGFEVRDVESIREHYALTLRRWVTNLEANWRQAVRHSSPGRARVWRLYMAASAVSFERNRIGVNQILAVKTPESGESGLPLRARDWH, encoded by the coding sequence ATGGGCGACGCCGCGCTGCGGCTGACCACTCTTGCCGAGGAGTTGCTGGGGACCCCGCTCCCGGTCCGTATCCGGGCCTGGGACGGTAGTGAATCCGGACCTCCAGGCGCTCCCGTACTCGTCATCAGGCACCGCCGCGCCCTGCGCCGGCTGCTGTGGCGGCCTGGGGAGCTCGGGCTCGCCAGGGCCTGGGTGGCCGGCGAGATCGATGTCGAGGGGGATCTGTACCACGTCCTCGATCTGCTCTCCGGGCTGATCTGGGTTCGCGGCGACGGGGCCGAGGACAGCGGCAATCCGCTTCTCGACCCCAGGCTGCGCGCCGCGGCCCGCGGGCTGTTGAAGATCGGCGGGGCGCTGCCCCCGCCGCCACCGCCCCCCGAGGAAGTCCGACGGCGCGCCGGGCCGTTGCACACCAGGCGCCGTGACAAGAAGGCCATCAGCCACCACTACGACGTCGGCAACAACTTCTACGAGCTCGTCCTCGGGCCTTCCATGGTCTACTCCTGCGCCTACTGGCAGGACGGCGGCACCCTCGAAGAAGCGCAGCGCGACAAGCTCGACCTCATCTGTCGCAAGCTCGCCCTCAAGGAGGGCGACCGGCTCCTCGACGTCGGCTGCGGCTGGGGCTCCATGGCGGTCCACGCCGCACGCGAGTACGGCGTTCAGGTCACCGGCGTCACCCTCTCCCGCGAGCAGGCCGCCTACGCCCGCAAGCGCATCGCCGAAGAGGGCCTCACCGACCGGATCGAGATCCGCGTTCAGGACTACCGGGACGTCAGGGACGGCCCGTACGACGCCATCTCCTCCATCGGCATGGCCGAACACGTCGGCCAGGTCCGCTACCACGAGTACGCCGACCAGCTCTTCTCCCTCCTCAAGCCCGGCGGCCGGCTGCTCAACCACCAGATCGCCCGCCGTCCCGAAAGAGACGAATCCGCCTACCACGTCGATGAGTTCATCGACCGATACGTCTTCCCCGACGGCGAACTCGCTCCCCTCGGCCGTACCGTCAGCACCCTGGAGGAAGCCGGTTTCGAAGTCCGCGACGTCGAGTCGATCCGCGAGCACTACGCCCTCACTCTGCGCCGCTGGGTCACCAACCTGGAGGCGAACTGGCGCCAGGCCGTGCGGCACAGCTCGCCGGGCCGGGCCCGCGTCTGGCGGCTCTACATGGCCGCGTCCGCGGTCTCCTTCGAGCGGAACAGGATCGGCGTCAACCAGATCCTGGCCGTGAAGACCCCCGAGAGCGGGGAGTCCGGGCTTCCGCTGCGGGCCCGCGACTGGCACTGA